A genomic region of Desulfosarcina ovata subsp. ovata contains the following coding sequences:
- a CDS encoding response regulator has product MTQHAILMVDDEPHVLKAFQRVLRKAPYTLMTATDGEAALTLLEAREVSIVISDYNMPQMNGLELLKTIKTRHPHILTIMLTGQAEMQVAIQAINEAGVYKFIQKPWDDADLKITIQRALEAIDLATERDRLLQKVRSRDAILNELERKHPGITRVERDDEGYLIID; this is encoded by the coding sequence ATGACCCAACACGCCATTCTGATGGTGGACGACGAACCCCACGTGCTCAAAGCCTTTCAACGCGTCCTGCGCAAGGCCCCCTACACCCTGATGACCGCCACGGATGGCGAGGCGGCGCTCACGCTGCTGGAGGCACGGGAAGTCAGTATCGTCATCAGCGATTACAACATGCCACAAATGAACGGGCTTGAACTTCTCAAAACGATAAAAACGCGCCATCCTCACATTCTGACCATCATGCTGACCGGGCAGGCGGAGATGCAGGTCGCCATCCAGGCCATCAACGAGGCGGGGGTTTACAAATTCATCCAGAAACCGTGGGATGACGCCGACCTCAAAATCACGATTCAAAGGGCGCTGGAGGCCATCGATCTGGCCACCGAAAGGGATCGCCTGCTGCAGAAGGTCAGAAGCCGTGACGCCATTCTGAATGAACTGGAAAGGAAACATCCGGGGATCACCCGGGTCGAACGCGATGATGAAGGATACCTGATCATCGATTGA
- a CDS encoding FecR domain-containing protein: MARMIAKQFCLLLFLTGLFSPTAQAFVGVVKTVDGNVTILRNGETISVVDGMEIHQADVVRTGSDGTVGLVFSDDTLISMGPDTEISVDDYLFEPLEKKLSFVVRLMRGTISFLSGQMAKLSPESVQLIMPAATIGVRGTHVLMKVE, translated from the coding sequence ATGGCACGAATGATTGCCAAACAATTCTGTCTGCTTCTTTTTCTTACCGGCCTTTTCTCTCCGACGGCACAAGCGTTTGTCGGCGTGGTCAAGACCGTGGATGGCAATGTGACCATCTTACGCAACGGTGAGACAATCAGTGTCGTTGACGGCATGGAAATCCATCAGGCCGACGTTGTTCGCACAGGAAGCGACGGAACCGTCGGCCTGGTCTTCTCGGATGACACCCTGATCTCCATGGGGCCGGACACTGAAATTTCCGTTGATGACTACCTGTTCGAGCCCCTTGAAAAAAAACTCTCATTTGTGGTGCGCCTGATGCGCGGTACGATTTCATTTCTGTCAGGCCAGATGGCCAAACTCTCCCCTGAATCGGTCCAACTGATCATGCCCGCCGCCACCATCGGTGTTCGCGGCACCCATGTGCTGATGAAGGTGGAGTGA
- a CDS encoding ATPase, T2SS/T4P/T4SS family, producing the protein MSRIASLFLDNSAEQAAIPDSKPAGTKAYRILFVDDEPNVLKAMRRIFRQENYQLLTAGSGPEALALLDRHQPVHVVVSDHRMPGMTGTQLLKQIKAKYPKTIRIMLTGYADTDAVMGAVNEGAVYKFITKPWNDDDLRLTVSLALEQYDLIRENRSLKQQAENHQKEIKRLSRFVNAHHSQLGHLLLKAGLIDEKTLEKALSIQAKSNTVLPKILVNIGAISEKAIIGAIEKRTDINRVSPAEFSVPEALAALIPREICEQNMLVPLKRSDQKLIVAMADPTDLNKIDDLTFITGMPVQPVVATGKEILATVKTIYGETDVFDAVLSEIDLSDPTEQIEIVLEETDEGADIEELLRAKDKPPAIRIVNAIISDALRHNASDVHIEPKTKYIMVRYRIDDLLVDKLHIPLNMHLAIVSRIKVMSDLDIAERRRPQDGRITVKSSTRMVDMRISTLPTINGEKVVLRILDKNAASKEIEELGFSGRDLEAVIHFIERPQGIILATGPTGSGKTTTLYGMLRKGARITKNFTTIEDPVEYQMGMAEQVNVRDKIGLSFSTVLRAILRQDPNVIMLGEIRDHETAEVAFNAALTGHLVLSTLHTNSSIAAITRLRDMGLAPYVISDALVGVIAQRLVRCTCPHCRTADHPDKQMRRSLNITDPEFKAWRGAGCDRCNGIGYKGRIGVYEIFQVDREIKRMIHQDAAEPELLHATRLTGMSTLLDDALKKVKEGITTCEEVLRVFGPQHTTQIVCSHCHGLMEQRHNYCPYCGKELIKHCRQCGQLLARDWHHCPKCGNTAQRDDTETGPPNPYGP; encoded by the coding sequence ATGTCACGCATTGCCTCACTGTTCCTCGATAACAGCGCCGAACAGGCCGCCATTCCGGATTCGAAACCGGCCGGCACGAAAGCCTACCGCATTCTTTTCGTCGATGACGAGCCCAATGTGCTCAAAGCCATGCGGCGCATTTTCCGGCAGGAAAACTATCAGTTGCTCACCGCCGGATCGGGTCCCGAGGCGCTAGCCCTTCTTGATCGGCATCAGCCGGTCCATGTGGTCGTATCCGACCACCGTATGCCCGGCATGACCGGAACACAGCTGCTCAAGCAGATCAAGGCCAAGTATCCAAAAACCATTCGAATCATGCTCACCGGCTACGCCGACACCGATGCCGTGATGGGGGCGGTTAACGAAGGCGCCGTTTACAAATTCATCACCAAACCCTGGAACGATGACGACCTTCGCCTCACCGTGTCGCTGGCCCTGGAGCAATACGACCTGATCCGGGAAAACCGGTCGCTGAAGCAGCAGGCCGAAAACCATCAAAAGGAAATCAAGCGCCTCAGCCGGTTTGTCAATGCCCACCACAGCCAGTTGGGCCATCTTTTGCTCAAGGCGGGCCTGATTGACGAGAAGACGTTGGAAAAAGCGCTCTCCATCCAGGCCAAATCCAATACCGTCCTTCCCAAAATCCTGGTCAACATCGGCGCCATCTCCGAAAAGGCGATCATCGGCGCCATCGAAAAAAGGACCGATATCAATCGGGTTTCCCCGGCCGAATTCAGTGTGCCCGAAGCCCTGGCCGCCCTGATTCCCCGGGAAATCTGCGAACAGAACATGTTGGTGCCGCTCAAGCGCAGCGACCAGAAGCTGATCGTGGCCATGGCCGACCCCACGGATCTGAACAAAATCGATGATCTTACCTTCATTACCGGCATGCCCGTTCAGCCGGTGGTGGCCACCGGGAAAGAGATCCTCGCGACCGTCAAGACCATCTATGGTGAAACCGATGTGTTCGACGCCGTTCTTTCCGAAATCGATCTCAGCGATCCCACCGAACAGATCGAAATCGTGCTCGAAGAGACGGACGAGGGAGCCGATATCGAGGAACTGTTGCGGGCAAAGGACAAGCCGCCCGCAATCCGCATCGTCAATGCAATCATCTCCGACGCCCTGCGGCACAACGCATCGGACGTTCACATCGAACCGAAAACCAAGTACATCATGGTCCGCTACCGCATTGACGACCTTCTGGTAGACAAGCTGCACATCCCGTTGAACATGCACCTGGCCATTGTTTCACGGATCAAGGTCATGAGCGACCTGGACATCGCCGAACGTCGCCGGCCCCAGGATGGCCGCATCACGGTGAAATCCTCCACGCGTATGGTCGACATGCGCATCTCCACCCTGCCCACCATCAATGGGGAAAAAGTGGTACTGCGCATCCTGGATAAAAACGCGGCCAGCAAGGAGATAGAGGAACTCGGATTTTCCGGCAGGGATTTGGAAGCGGTCATCCATTTCATCGAGCGTCCCCAGGGAATCATCCTGGCCACCGGCCCCACCGGCAGCGGAAAGACCACCACCCTGTATGGAATGCTTCGCAAAGGCGCCAGGATCACAAAAAATTTCACTACCATTGAAGACCCGGTGGAATACCAGATGGGCATGGCCGAACAGGTCAATGTCCGCGACAAGATCGGTCTTTCATTTTCCACTGTCCTTCGGGCCATCCTGCGCCAGGACCCCAATGTGATCATGCTGGGAGAAATCCGCGACCACGAAACCGCCGAAGTGGCCTTTAACGCGGCACTCACCGGACATCTGGTGCTCTCCACCCTGCATACCAATTCGAGTATCGCCGCCATTACCCGGCTTAGGGACATGGGTCTGGCCCCTTATGTGATTTCCGATGCCCTGGTGGGGGTCATCGCCCAACGCCTGGTACGCTGCACCTGTCCCCATTGCCGCACCGCCGACCATCCGGACAAGCAGATGAGACGTTCCCTGAACATCACCGATCCGGAGTTCAAGGCTTGGCGCGGTGCCGGCTGCGACCGCTGCAACGGCATCGGCTACAAGGGCCGTATCGGTGTCTATGAAATCTTCCAGGTCGACCGCGAAATCAAACGCATGATCCATCAGGATGCCGCCGAGCCGGAACTGCTCCACGCCACTCGCCTAACCGGCATGTCCACCTTGCTGGACGATGCACTAAAAAAGGTCAAGGAAGGGATTACCACTTGTGAGGAGGTGCTGCGTGTATTCGGGCCCCAGCACACCACCCAGATCGTCTGTAGCCATTGTCACGGCCTGATGGAGCAACGTCATAATTACTGCCCCTATTGCGGCAAAGAGTTGATCAAACATTGCCGGCAATGCGGCCAACTGCTGGCCCGGGACTGGCACCATTGTCCCAAGTGCGGGAATACCGCCCAGAGGGATGACACCGAAACCGGGCCGCCGAACCCATACGGGCCATAA
- a CDS encoding ATP-binding protein, whose product MNPTDERIDIDEFDREYSLAELFPLSRARELLTEIDGRTQAIILHPDGRVHYGANDTEMEDYASFLQQHPSWPDAAWVDDRHRRHLRFDLIHQMEIIGILILIVPKENMDSMDRLLHLGRFTAGFVNRMIDLNHRNHMTAGLHGQVVSESYTQLRKKADQLARSEERYRRLAESLEVEVEKKTREVRETQMALLQQEKMAAIGQLAAGMAHEINNPMGFIISNLNTLRESTDELSRLIVHYRNLTDLLEKPAGEARAVSQIREQMASIDRLIHEMDLDFVIKDTQSLIEESLDGAKRVKIIVENLRDFTHPSVDTIENVNLNDCLDITLAMLSSHRSPDVTVLRHYGDIPEIACHLREINQVLFNILKNAFQAVGNQGEIVLDSKKEADRVMIRISDTGVGIPASDLGTIFDPFFTTREVGEGTGLGLFHAYNTIKALGGTLTAESQVGHGSAFTIRIPLTGSDPAEDDGKTSETTKDI is encoded by the coding sequence ATGAATCCGACCGACGAGCGTATCGATATTGATGAATTCGACCGTGAGTACAGCCTGGCCGAGCTGTTTCCGCTCTCCCGGGCCCGGGAACTGCTCACCGAAATCGACGGTCGGACCCAGGCAATCATTTTGCATCCCGACGGACGCGTCCACTACGGCGCCAATGATACGGAGATGGAGGATTACGCATCCTTTTTGCAGCAACACCCGTCCTGGCCGGATGCAGCATGGGTCGACGACCGGCACCGCCGGCATCTGCGGTTCGATCTGATCCATCAAATGGAAATCATCGGCATCCTGATCCTGATCGTACCAAAGGAAAATATGGACAGCATGGATCGGCTGCTGCACCTGGGTCGTTTCACCGCCGGCTTTGTCAACCGCATGATCGATCTCAACCACCGCAACCACATGACCGCCGGGCTGCATGGACAGGTGGTCAGCGAGTCTTACACCCAACTCAGGAAAAAAGCGGACCAATTGGCCCGCTCCGAGGAGCGGTACCGGCGGCTGGCCGAAAGCCTTGAAGTCGAGGTCGAGAAAAAAACCCGCGAGGTCCGCGAAACCCAGATGGCCTTGCTGCAACAGGAGAAAATGGCTGCCATCGGTCAACTGGCGGCGGGGATGGCCCATGAAATCAACAACCCCATGGGATTCATCATCAGCAACCTGAACACACTCAGGGAAAGTACCGATGAGCTGTCTCGCTTAATTGTCCATTATCGCAACCTGACCGATCTTCTGGAAAAACCCGCCGGAGAAGCCCGGGCCGTCTCACAGATTCGGGAGCAAATGGCATCCATCGACCGGCTGATCCATGAGATGGATCTCGATTTTGTCATTAAAGATACCCAGAGCCTTATCGAAGAGTCCCTGGATGGGGCCAAGCGGGTCAAGATCATCGTCGAAAATCTGCGGGATTTTACCCATCCCAGTGTCGACACCATCGAGAACGTCAACCTTAACGATTGTCTGGACATCACCCTGGCCATGCTTTCCAGCCACAGGTCGCCCGACGTCACGGTTCTCCGGCATTACGGAGACATTCCGGAGATTGCCTGCCATTTGCGGGAAATCAACCAGGTCCTTTTCAACATCCTGAAAAATGCATTTCAGGCTGTGGGCAACCAAGGGGAAATCGTTCTTGACTCCAAAAAAGAAGCGGATCGTGTCATGATCCGGATCAGCGATACGGGGGTCGGTATCCCGGCCTCCGATCTGGGAACTATTTTCGATCCTTTTTTTACTACCCGGGAGGTGGGCGAGGGAACCGGCCTGGGCCTGTTCCACGCTTACAACACCATCAAGGCGCTGGGCGGCACACTGACGGCGGAAAGCCAGGTTGGGCACGGCAGCGCCTTTACCATACGCATTCCGCTGACCGGCAGCGACCCGGCGGAGGACGACGGCAAAACATCTGAAACCACCAAAGACATCTGA